A single window of Microbispora hainanensis DNA harbors:
- the cobI gene encoding precorrin-2 C(20)-methyltransferase: MRPVLTGVGVGPGDPDLVTVKAVRVLREADVVVVPVADTGEEGRAERIVRAHTGRDVLRLEFALSDPPGSGPRRAAAWDAAGAAVAATYDTGARTVAFATIGDPNVYSTFTYLAETVRGLVPEVEVRTVPGITAMQALAASSGTVLVEGRESLALMPLTAGLDALRGALDAHDTVVAYKGGRMLPQVLAAVRDSGRIGGAVYGASLGLPEEDVRPAAGLDPDEAGPYLSALLVTRKRTGRGGRL; encoded by the coding sequence ATGAGGCCCGTGCTGACCGGGGTGGGCGTCGGCCCGGGCGACCCCGACCTGGTGACGGTGAAGGCCGTGCGCGTGCTGCGTGAGGCCGACGTCGTGGTGGTGCCGGTCGCCGACACCGGCGAGGAGGGCCGCGCCGAGCGGATCGTCCGCGCCCACACCGGGCGGGACGTGCTGCGGCTGGAGTTCGCCCTCAGCGATCCACCGGGGAGCGGCCCGCGCCGCGCCGCCGCCTGGGACGCGGCTGGGGCGGCCGTCGCCGCCACGTACGACACCGGCGCGCGGACGGTCGCGTTCGCGACGATCGGCGACCCCAACGTCTACAGCACCTTCACCTACCTGGCCGAGACCGTGCGCGGGCTCGTGCCGGAGGTGGAGGTCCGCACGGTCCCCGGCATCACCGCCATGCAGGCGCTCGCCGCGAGCAGCGGCACCGTCCTGGTCGAGGGCCGTGAGTCGCTCGCGCTGATGCCGCTGACGGCGGGGCTCGACGCCCTGCGCGGGGCGCTCGACGCCCACGACACCGTCGTCGCCTACAAGGGAGGACGCATGCTGCCCCAGGTCCTGGCCGCCGTCCGCGACTCCGGCCGCATCGGCGGCGCGGTGTACGGCGCGTCGCTCGGGCTGCCGGAGGAGGACGTGCGGCCCGCCGCCGGGCTCGATCCGGACGAGGCCGGGCCCTACCTGTCCGCGCTGCTGGTGACCCGGAAGCGCACGGGCCGGGGAGGCCGGCTGTGA
- the cobM gene encoding precorrin-4 C(11)-methyltransferase, whose amino-acid sequence MTGPVPRGRVTFVGAGPGAPDLLTLRGAAAIAEADVVIWASSLVHPGVIEHARDGTRVVDSAAVPLEEAVALYEEAARDGLRVARVHSGDPALWGAVQEQLDRCAALGLETEVVPGVSSFTAVAAAVRRELTVPEVAQSVVLTRLEGGKTPMPEGETVREFAAHGTTMALFLSAARAGRLQEELLAGGYPPETACVVGYRVTWEDELVLRCRLDELAATMRAHRLWKHTLVLVGPALEAHGTRSHLYHPGHFHGHRRSDPAARRALRGS is encoded by the coding sequence GTGACCGGGCCTGTTCCGAGGGGCAGGGTGACCTTCGTCGGGGCGGGGCCGGGCGCGCCCGACCTGCTCACGCTGCGCGGCGCGGCGGCCATCGCCGAGGCCGACGTCGTGATCTGGGCCTCCAGCCTGGTCCATCCCGGCGTGATCGAGCACGCCCGCGACGGCACCCGGGTGGTCGACTCCGCCGCCGTGCCCCTGGAGGAGGCCGTCGCCCTGTATGAGGAGGCGGCCCGCGACGGGCTGCGCGTGGCCCGCGTGCACTCCGGCGACCCCGCCCTGTGGGGGGCGGTCCAGGAGCAGCTCGACCGGTGCGCCGCGCTCGGGCTGGAGACCGAGGTCGTGCCGGGGGTGTCCAGCTTCACCGCCGTCGCCGCCGCCGTACGGCGGGAGCTGACCGTGCCGGAGGTCGCGCAGTCGGTCGTGCTCACCCGGCTGGAGGGCGGCAAGACGCCCATGCCCGAGGGCGAGACCGTGCGGGAGTTCGCCGCGCACGGCACGACGATGGCGCTGTTCCTGTCGGCGGCCCGCGCGGGCCGGTTGCAGGAGGAGCTGCTGGCGGGCGGCTACCCGCCCGAGACGGCGTGCGTGGTCGGCTACCGGGTCACGTGGGAGGACGAGCTGGTGCTGCGCTGCCGCCTGGACGAGCTGGCGGCGACCATGCGCGCCCACCGGCTGTGGAAGCACACACTGGTGCTGGTCGGGCCCGCGCTGGAGGCCCACGGCACGCGCTCGCACCTCTATCACCCCGGTCACTTCCACGGCCACCGCCGGTCCGACCCTGCCGCCCGCCGAGCATTGCGGGGATCATGA
- a CDS encoding cobyrinate a,c-diamide synthase, whose amino-acid sequence MVTIPRLVVAAPASGAGKTTVATGLMAALTTRGLAVSPHKAGPDYIDPGYHALATGRPGRNLDAYLAGEDLVAPLFAHGARGADVAIVEGVMGLFDGRAATSEASTAHVARLLDAPVLLVVDASSQAASVAALVHGFATFDRSVRIAGVVLNRVGSARHEEILREALRPLGVPVAGALPREAAVHVPSRHLGLVPAAERDAQARQAVAALGALVERHCDLDLVLRLASAASPLAVTPWSAADAVGTPVPGRPVVAVAAGAAFTFSYAETAELLAAAGAEVAYVDPLRDEALPPGTRALVIGGGFPEVHAADLAANTPLREQVARLAARGAPIVAECAGLLYLAASLDGAPMCGVLPTRARMTGRLTLGYREAVRPDGTVVRAHEFHRTACSPPAGDPPAYVLPKREGFVRGGVHASYLHPHWAGTPRLAPELVRAAGTAA is encoded by the coding sequence ATGGTGACGATCCCCCGGCTCGTCGTCGCCGCCCCCGCCTCGGGCGCGGGCAAGACCACCGTGGCGACCGGGCTGATGGCGGCGCTGACCACGCGCGGCCTGGCCGTCTCGCCGCACAAGGCGGGCCCCGACTACATCGACCCCGGCTATCACGCGCTCGCCACCGGCCGCCCCGGCCGCAACCTCGACGCGTACCTCGCCGGGGAGGACCTGGTCGCCCCGCTGTTCGCGCACGGCGCGCGCGGCGCGGACGTGGCGATCGTCGAGGGCGTGATGGGCCTCTTCGACGGGCGTGCCGCCACGTCCGAGGCGTCGACCGCGCACGTCGCCCGCCTGCTCGACGCGCCCGTGCTGCTCGTGGTGGACGCGTCGTCCCAGGCGGCGTCCGTCGCGGCCCTCGTGCACGGCTTCGCCACCTTCGACCGGTCCGTACGGATCGCCGGGGTGGTGCTGAACCGGGTGGGCTCGGCCCGCCACGAGGAGATCCTCCGCGAGGCGCTGCGGCCCCTGGGCGTCCCGGTGGCCGGGGCCCTGCCGCGTGAGGCGGCCGTGCACGTGCCGTCGCGGCACCTCGGCCTGGTGCCCGCCGCCGAACGCGACGCGCAGGCACGGCAGGCCGTCGCCGCCCTCGGGGCCCTGGTCGAACGGCACTGCGACCTCGATCTCGTGCTGCGCCTGGCCTCGGCGGCGTCGCCGCTCGCGGTCACGCCGTGGTCGGCCGCCGACGCGGTGGGAACCCCGGTGCCCGGCCGTCCCGTGGTCGCGGTGGCCGCCGGTGCCGCGTTCACGTTCTCCTACGCCGAGACTGCCGAACTGCTGGCCGCCGCCGGTGCCGAGGTGGCGTACGTCGATCCGCTGCGCGACGAGGCGCTGCCGCCCGGCACCCGGGCCCTGGTGATCGGCGGCGGATTCCCCGAGGTCCACGCCGCCGACCTGGCCGCCAACACGCCGCTCCGGGAGCAGGTCGCCCGGCTGGCGGCCCGCGGCGCGCCCATCGTGGCCGAGTGCGCGGGCCTGCTCTACCTGGCCGCCTCGCTCGACGGCGCGCCGATGTGCGGCGTGCTGCCCACGCGGGCGCGGATGACCGGCCGGCTGACGCTCGGCTACCGCGAGGCCGTACGGCCCGACGGCACGGTCGTGCGCGCCCACGAGTTCCACCGCACGGCCTGCTCCCCGCCCGCCGGGGACCCCCCGGCGTACGTGCTGCCGAAGCGGGAGGGGTTCGTCCGGGGCGGCGTGCACGCCTCCTATCTCCACCCCCACTGGGCGGGCACGCCCCGCCTGGCCCCCGAGCTCGTACGGGCCGCCGGGACCGCCGCATGA
- the cobO gene encoding cob(I)yrinic acid a,c-diamide adenosyltransferase, whose amino-acid sequence MPQGRPADVPDDGLTTRERRNRPLVIVHTGEMKGKSTAAFGLALRAWNQGWPVGVFQFVKSAKWRVGEEAALRALGRLHEQTGEGGPVTWHKMGEGWSWIQRPGTEAGHAADAREGWAQIRRDLAAETYGLYVLDEFTYPMKWGWIDVDDVVATLRARPGRQHVVITGRDADPRLVEAADLVVEMTKIKHPMDAGQKGQRGIEW is encoded by the coding sequence ATGCCGCAGGGCAGACCGGCCGACGTGCCGGACGACGGGCTGACCACGCGCGAGCGGCGCAACCGCCCGCTGGTCATCGTGCACACCGGGGAGATGAAGGGGAAGTCGACGGCCGCCTTCGGCCTGGCGCTGCGCGCCTGGAACCAGGGCTGGCCCGTCGGGGTGTTCCAGTTCGTCAAGAGCGCCAAGTGGCGGGTCGGCGAGGAGGCCGCGCTGCGCGCCCTCGGCCGCCTGCACGAGCAGACCGGCGAGGGCGGCCCGGTGACCTGGCACAAGATGGGCGAGGGCTGGTCGTGGATCCAGCGGCCCGGCACCGAGGCCGGCCACGCCGCCGACGCCCGCGAGGGGTGGGCGCAGATCAGGCGCGACCTCGCCGCCGAGACCTACGGCCTGTACGTCCTGGACGAGTTCACCTATCCGATGAAGTGGGGCTGGATCGACGTGGACGACGTCGTCGCGACCCTGCGCGCCCGGCCCGGCCGCCAGCACGTGGTGATCACCGGCAGGGACGCCGATCCCCGCCTGGTCGAGGCCGCCGACCTCGTGGTGGAGATGACCAAGATCAAGCACCCGATGGACGCGGGGCAGAAGGGCCAGAGGGGCATCGAATGGTGA